TAATAAATAAAAAAAGTGAATAATCGCCAAATTATTTTAAAAAAGGTTAAGGTCCACAACCTTAAATCGGTGGATCTAACAATTAATCCCAACCAGCTGGTTGTCCTCACAGGCGTATCAGGATCTGGCAAATCTTCTTTAGCGTTTGACACTTTGTACGTCGAAGGGCAGCGCCGCTACATTGAATCCCTTTCTACCTTTGCCAGGCGACAATTAGGCGATATGGCAAAGCCCGATCTCGAGCATGCCTCCGGGATTTCTCCCACGATTTCCATCGAGCAGAAAACTGCCGGGCGTAATCCTCGCTCTACAGTTGGGACCATGACAGAAGTGTACGATTATCTTCGCGTCCTTTATGCGCGCATTGGGATTCCCCATTGCCCTGAGAGCGGAGAAGTTGTCTCTCCTCAAAGTAAAGAACGAATCATTAAAACCATCCAAACAATGCCTGAAGGGACTAAGCTGCTCATCCTGTCTCCTTTTGCGCGAGGGAAAAAGGCGGAGTTTAAAGAAGACTTCCAGGATTTATTGCGCAAAGGTTTTATGCGAGTAAGAGTGGATGGGCAAGTTGTGAGTTTGGAAGATAATATCACCTTAGATGGTTCTGTTGCTCATGACATCGACATTGTGGTGGATCGGATTGAAGTTAAATCGGAAAATCACTCGCGCATTGCAGAATCGGTTACTCATGCGCTTAATCTCAGCCAAGGGGAATGCATTGCTTTAAGCGCAAACGGAGAGGATGAGCAATTTTTTTCCATGCATGCCTATTCTCCTAAATCGGGGCTTTCCTATCATTCATTAGAACCGCATGACTTTTCTTTCAATAGCCCAGCTGGCATGTGCCCGAGATGTAGTGGACTTGGCACTGTGGTGGAATATAATCTAGAGCTGATCATTAATCCTGCTTTGAGCATCGCTGAAGATTGCTGTTCGATAGGCAGCTCTTATCAAACTGTCCGCTACGGCAACATTTATAACAACCTGGCTGAGCAGTTTGGGTTCAGCGTGCATACTCCTTGGGCTAAATTAAGCGAAAAAGCAAAAAAAATATTTTTATATGGAACAGAAAAAAAATGGACTAAGATGCAGTTTGTCCACCCAGTCACAGGCTATAGCTGGGTAGATAGAATCCAATGGAAAGGAGTTTTGCACGAAGCACACACCCGTTACACAGAGGCTAAAAGTGACACCTATCAAAAGAAAATGCAAAAACTCATGCAACAGCAAGTTTGCCCTGAATGCCAAGGACAGCGCTTAAAACCTTACCCAGCGGCAACAGAGCTAAACGGGAAAAGGATTTCGGAACTGTCAGCGATGACCATTGCGCAGTGCGCCCACTTTTTTGCAAGCCTCCAGCTCACCAAGCAGGAAACTTTAATTGCCGGCGAATTACTGAAAGAAATTCAAGAAAGGCTTCATTTCTTAATGGAAGTTGGATTGCACTATTTGACTCTCGATCGTACGGCTCCCACCCTTTCTGGAGGAGAAGCCCAACGTGTTAGACTTGCCTCTCAAATTGGATGCGGCTTGGTCGGGATCACCTACATTCTCGATGAACCCTCTATCGGTCTTCATCCCCGCGACAACACCAAACTTATCGCCACCCTCAAGCATTTGCGTGACCTGGGCAATACAGTTATCGTGGTTGAACACGACGAAGAGACCATTTGGGCGGCCGACCATATTTTGGATTTTGGTCCAGGTCCGGGTGTTTTAGGGGGTGAAATTGTGGTGGATGGGGATTTAACTGCCCTTTTGACCCACCCTGTTTCTCTAACGGGAGCCTACCTTTCTGGCCGTAAGCAGATTTTTATTCCTAAAAAAAGGCGCAAGCCCCAAAAAGAGTGCTTAGAAATCCAAGGAGCCACCCATCATAATTTGAAAAATGTGGATGCCAAGATTCCACTCGGCGTTTTTATTGCAGTGACAGGGGTCTCAGGTTCGGGTAAATCTTCTCTCATTACCGATATTCTCTATCCCGCTTTGTCTAATCATCTCCATGGTGGCGATCACCGGGTAGGGACCCACAAAGGGATCCAAGGAATTGAGGCGATCGATAAAGTGATTGCCATTGATCAATCCCCTATTGGACGCAATCCTCGCTCCAATCCAGCCACTTATGTTAAAGTTTTTGATGAAATTCGGGATCTCTTTAGCATGCTACCCGAAAGCCAAGCACGCGGGTATAAGCCGGGGCGCTTCAGCTTTAATGTACGGGAAGGCTCTTGTTTAAATTGTGGGGGGATGGGCCTTGTTAAAGTGGATATGGATTTTCTTGACGACGCCTGGGTAGAATGTGAGCAGTGTAAAGGGAAACGCTTCGATCATGAGACTCTGTCGGTTTTCTACAAAGGAAAAAACATTTACGACATCCTAGAAATGGATGTCTCCCAAGCTTTAGCTTTTTTTACAAACATTCCTTCCATTAAACACAAACTAGAAATGTTGCAAAAAGTGGGGATGGAATACATTAAGCTCGGGCAATCCTCTACAACCCTTTCTGGAGGGGAAGCTCAACGCATTAAGCTGGCTAAAGAGCTTGTAAGACCCTCTACAGGCAAAACCCTTTATATTTTTGATGAACCTACCACAGGATTGCATTTTCACGATATTAACCACTTGTTAGAAGTCTTACATGAGCTCGTCGAACGTCAAAACACCGTTTTAGTGATCGAGCATAATACAGACGTGATCAAAACGGCAGATTGGATTATCGATATTGGCCCAGAAGGAGGCTCAGAAGGTGGAAGAATCGTCGCCACAGGAACTCCCGAAAAAATTGCAAAGCAAGATACCCCCACAGGCCTTGCAATTCGGACTGCCCTTGAGCATTCCTTTGCAAAAAAGGCTGAGGAGATTTTAGCAAATAAGCATCAAAAGAAAAAACAGTTAAAACCTGACTCCTCTACCGAAACCATTCACTCTATTACGGTAGTAGGTGCGGAACAAAACAACTTGAAACTTGTGGATGTGGCAATTCCACGTGAAAAATTAACGGTTTGTACCGGCCCCTCAGGATCAGGAAAAAGCTCGCTGGCTTTCGACACCATTTACGCAGAAGGGCAAAGAAGATACATTGAATCTCTTTCCCCGTATGCCCGCCAATTTGTCAAACAAATGCCTAAACCTAAAGTTCAGCATGCGGAAGGTCTTTCTCCCGCAATTGCCATTGAACAAAAATCACATGCCGGAAATCCCCGCAGTACCGTGGGGACCATGACCGAAATTTACGATTATCTCCGCATTCTGTTTGCCCGCCTCGGCATTCCCCATTGCCCTGAAACAGGCGAAGTGATTAAAGCCATCAGTAAAGATCATGTGGCAGATCGCATTTTGAATTACCCATTAGATGAAAAAATTCAAATCTTGGCCCCCATAGAACTTCGAAAAAACGAAAAATTTACGGACGTGATCACCCGCTTAAATAGACAAGGTTTTGTCCGGATTCGTTTAAATGGGGAATTTTATGAATTAGATATAGACCCCGCCGCCATCCCTTTTGATCGAAAACGAAAAAATGAGCTTTATCTAGTCATCGACCGACTTAAAGTCTCCCCTACCATTCGACAACGCCTTTTAGAAGCTATCGAAAATGCCTCAGAAAAAGGAGGAGGAAAGTTAGTTGTGATGCACGAAAAAGGGGACGAGCTTTTCAACCTCT
This window of the Parachlamydia sp. AcF125 genome carries:
- the uvrA gene encoding excinuclease ABC subunit UvrA — its product is MNNRQIILKKVKVHNLKSVDLTINPNQLVVLTGVSGSGKSSLAFDTLYVEGQRRYIESLSTFARRQLGDMAKPDLEHASGISPTISIEQKTAGRNPRSTVGTMTEVYDYLRVLYARIGIPHCPESGEVVSPQSKERIIKTIQTMPEGTKLLILSPFARGKKAEFKEDFQDLLRKGFMRVRVDGQVVSLEDNITLDGSVAHDIDIVVDRIEVKSENHSRIAESVTHALNLSQGECIALSANGEDEQFFSMHAYSPKSGLSYHSLEPHDFSFNSPAGMCPRCSGLGTVVEYNLELIINPALSIAEDCCSIGSSYQTVRYGNIYNNLAEQFGFSVHTPWAKLSEKAKKIFLYGTEKKWTKMQFVHPVTGYSWVDRIQWKGVLHEAHTRYTEAKSDTYQKKMQKLMQQQVCPECQGQRLKPYPAATELNGKRISELSAMTIAQCAHFFASLQLTKQETLIAGELLKEIQERLHFLMEVGLHYLTLDRTAPTLSGGEAQRVRLASQIGCGLVGITYILDEPSIGLHPRDNTKLIATLKHLRDLGNTVIVVEHDEETIWAADHILDFGPGPGVLGGEIVVDGDLTALLTHPVSLTGAYLSGRKQIFIPKKRRKPQKECLEIQGATHHNLKNVDAKIPLGVFIAVTGVSGSGKSSLITDILYPALSNHLHGGDHRVGTHKGIQGIEAIDKVIAIDQSPIGRNPRSNPATYVKVFDEIRDLFSMLPESQARGYKPGRFSFNVREGSCLNCGGMGLVKVDMDFLDDAWVECEQCKGKRFDHETLSVFYKGKNIYDILEMDVSQALAFFTNIPSIKHKLEMLQKVGMEYIKLGQSSTTLSGGEAQRIKLAKELVRPSTGKTLYIFDEPTTGLHFHDINHLLEVLHELVERQNTVLVIEHNTDVIKTADWIIDIGPEGGSEGGRIVATGTPEKIAKQDTPTGLAIRTALEHSFAKKAEEILANKHQKKKQLKPDSSTETIHSITVVGAEQNNLKLVDVAIPREKLTVCTGPSGSGKSSLAFDTIYAEGQRRYIESLSPYARQFVKQMPKPKVQHAEGLSPAIAIEQKSHAGNPRSTVGTMTEIYDYLRILFARLGIPHCPETGEVIKAISKDHVADRILNYPLDEKIQILAPIELRKNEKFTDVITRLNRQGFVRIRLNGEFYELDIDPAAIPFDRKRKNELYLVIDRLKVSPTIRQRLLEAIENASEKGGGKLVVMHEKGDELFNLSFAVEKTGKSYPEITPHTFAFNTAEGMCLDCQGLGYQYGANLAQKNEVMNHSVEGLMHWLWGENTTHSALSFLEKFLSEEQIDPYCPLNQLPAEQLQLLMKGSEALYTLASKGKLPLTYRWPGIDHVLSKVGKHGKGELKDGVIPLLDEYECPSCGGSRITPLARHVTLNGLNIHQVCQQPIEQTLQFINQLSLKQEESKLLDEVKTQLLNRLRFLCQVGLHYLALERRAPTLSGGEAQRIRLARQLGSGLTGVLYVLDEPTIGLHPRDSDRLNQALQDLKNLGNTLLMVEHDARSIQKADYILDFGPQSGEHGGHVTARGTYQEILHDPQSLTGAYLSGVKTIPIPKKRRKVVLEEGISIKKATLHNLKNISVKIPKGVFTCLTGVSGSGKSTLLGQILVPAFEKGLLKTDVVALPGATVSGIANFDKMISIDQNPIGHTIRSDVCTYVDVLTRIREFFASLPLARSKGLQPKHFSYNHRKGMCTACWGLGYRRVEMHFLPAVQVVCEECKGLRLNPISLEVSYNGKNLGQYLQMTVDEARLAFENHPRIVRILDTLISVGLGYLQLGQEMVTLSGGEAQRIKLSRELAKRSTGKTLYLLDEPTTGLHSDDIEKLLKVLHKLVDKGNTLVVIEHHLDFIQNSDYIIDLGPEAGEKGGEIIGVGTPEKIADHPTSLTGFYLREMNLSHKPKRRGKAKQPALLSS